Part of the Sulfurovum sp. TSL6 genome, AAGAATTTACTGCCTGCTAATTGATCAGTCCTCTTTCTCTCAGCCACTCCCTACTGATCTTTACTAATTTTTTTGTCAATTCAGGTTTACGTGGATGCATATGACCTTCATCAAGAATCACAACCGTTTTAGGCTGCGGTACCATTCGATGCAGCTTTTCCCAACTGTATCTTGAGACCTGATCATCTCTTGTACCATTGATGAGAAGAAATTCATTATTCATATAGGGTAAATGACGTACTGGTTCTATACTATAGATAGCCGTTTCACCAAGCAATGCAGCAATTGAGCGCCATGGCGAATCAATTTTATCCATATTCATGTAGAGAAGATCAGATATGTCTGCACCTGCATAGGCGATAACACCTGGATTTAGTACTTCATCATGGCTGTCAGCCAGATGGTAGATCGCTGGTAAAAACATCGCACCAAAGCTAAAACCTGCAAATGTAACACGCCCTTTCTCTGTCCACGGTTGTTTGGACACCCATTTATGTAAGGCCACTACTTGAGCCGGTACGTTCAACATCGATTTTCTAATCACGGGGATCTCAACAATTGGTGTGCCTTCATACCAATACTCCGGTGTGTAAGGATATTTAAAGATGACATAAATATTTTCTCCCGGATCATGTATGAGTCTAAAAATATCTGCATCTACTTCAAGACCACCCAAAATAATGACAACAGGAATCCCTTCCTTAGGAATAACTGTCGGCTCAGAAATAATTGCTTTGATATTTCCCAGGTATTCCGTTGTCAAAACAATATGGCGGTATGTCCGTTCAGGAATCTCATCTAGTGTTAGGTTATATCTAATATCATGAGAGAGTTCAACTTTACCAGAGTAAAAATCGATGCCTGCCAGGGCATCACGGTTTCGCTCCCAAAGTACCCAGCTACCAAAGACTAGAAAAAGTATCAAAAAGATGGAAAGTAGTCCGAGTAAAATTACTTTTGCAATTGCAAAGAGTGAAACTTTCATTTCTTAATCTTGATGTTGGCTATTTATCATCACATCATCCTTTTATAAAGCTTTGAAATTTATTCCGTGAATTCAAATCTCTTCATACTCCAGTTCAAAGTGATATTCTGAAAAATTCCTCTCAAGCATTTGTTCGATCTTTTCACGATATTGTGTAGATTTAAGAGAGTTTGGAGAGAGAAAAACAAAAGCAATATCAGCCTCTTTAGCATACTCACCACTTATATCCATCACTGACAGATTAAATGCCTTAAGCTTTTCTTTCATACTGTTGGTGACACTTCTTCGTCCTTTGAGTGATTGGACATATGGTAGTTCCAGATGAAGGATACAGCTACAGATGATCATAAGTCTCTCATATCTTTTTTTGTTTGCTCTTATTGGCAAAAAGCTTCAACTTCTCTTCTACAAGGTAATTGATACTCTCTTTTGGGAAATGACCGTTTGCATCTTTTGTACCGCTTACTTTACCTGTGAGTATCTCCAAGCCCTCATTCACACTCTCAATAGCATAGATCTTAAAGGTATCATTTTTTACTGCTTCCAACACTTCTTCTTTCAACATCAAATGCTTGACATTGGATGCAGGAATGATAATACCATGCGTTTTTTGACCATTGACTAAACTACAGATATCATAAATACCTTCTATTTTTTCATTGATCCCCCCTACTGCCTGAACCTGACCATTTTGATTGACTGAGCCGGTCACTGCAATGGACTGATCGAGCGCTACATCGCTTAATGAAGAGAGTAACGCAAAGAGCTCTGCACATGAAGCACTATCACCATCAATTCTTCCGTAGGATTGTTCAAAAACCAGTGTTGCGGTTATGCTTAAAGGGAAATCTTTTGCATAGGTAGCCGCCAAATAAGATGAAAGGATCATCATCCCCTTATCATGGGTCGGACCGCTGAGCTTTGCTTCTCTTTCTATATTTATCACACCGCCTTTACCCAGTCGAGTGAGTGCTGTGATCTTTGAAGGATTACCGAAAGAGAAGTTTCCAAGATCAAGTACAGCAACACCATTGATCTGACCTATAGCAGATCCTTCTGTCTTTATCAGTATGGTTCCTCTCTGGATCGCTTCATACATCTTATCTTTGATCCTGTCTGATCTTTCTATCTTCTCCATAATGGCTTGATCTATCTGTACTTTTGAAATATGATCCATATGTTCTTGAGAAGCGATAAAGTCAGCCTCATGTATCAGATCACTTAAACCTGCTAAATGTGTGGTGAGTTTTTGGCTGTCCTCAGCCATACGAGAACTGTATTCGATCACCTTGCCAACTGCCTGTTTATCCAATGGTAAAAGGCCATTATCTCTTGCTATCATACCTATCATTCTGGCATAAAGCTGAATATTATCATCATTCCTGTCTGTCTCATTTTCAAAATCAGCATTGATCTTAAAGAGTTCCCTAAATTCAGGATCATAATTATATAGGAGATAATAGAGTAATCTATCGCCTATAAGTACGATCTTTATATCCAGTTCAATGGTCTCAGGCTCCAAAGAAAGCGTACTTATCAAACTCAATGAACGAGCAAGCGGCTCTATACGGATCTCGGAAGATTTCAGCATCCTTTTAAGTCCTTCCCAAACAAATGGCTGCATTAATACCTTTGAAGCATCTAATATCAGATATCCTCCATTCGCTTTATGCAATGCTCCAGCTTTGATCAGATTGAAATCGGTTACAAGTGCGCCCATTTGTGCCATGTGCTCGATTTCACCAAATAAATTTGTGTAGGTTGGATTATTCTCATAAACGATGGGTGCACCCTCTACATCCTTATGTGCTACGATGACATTGACATTGTATCTGTTAAAAATACCACTTTGTTTGGCATAGTTCATTCCCATAGTTGCAAGATTGTTTTGAGCAGAAATTAAAAAATCTTGTGAATTATCTATAATGTCTTCTTCAACATTCTCTAAATAGGCTACGACTTTTTCATAATCTTGATACTTGCCCTTTAATTCATCAATACTTGCATCTACAGCTTTTTTTGTCATTTTTCTTTCAAGTTCTCGAATCTCTTTTTGCTGTATTTTACTCTCTATCACAATATCTTGAACGATATTTTCCAGTTCATTCCTAAATGTAAGTATTTTCTCCTGTATATGCTCTTTATCTTGCGTACTGAGTGCTTGATATTCTTCTTTCCCAAGTACTTTTCCATCATCGCTCATAGGTGAAAGTGTATAGCCTGCTGGAGTGTAGTTGATATAAATATCATTCTTTTTGGCTCTCTCTTTCAATTCTAGGAGAGATTTCTCTTTAGCCTCGGTCAGTTTATCTATAATTGCCTGTTTTTGTATACGATACTCTTCACTTTCAAATATAGAGGGAATGACAGTTTGTAATTCTTCTATAAGCTCTAGCATATCCTTTCTAAGCTGTACGCCCATAGAAGCTTCAAGCTTAAGATAGATCGGTTTTCTAGGGTCTTCGAAATTATTGACATAACACCAGTCACCTGGTTTCTTTTCATCTTTTGCCTTACTCTGGATAAACTTTTCTACCACTGTATGTTTTCCGCTGCCAAGTTTTCCCATCGCATAAAGATTGTATCCCTCTTTTTTGATACCTATACCAAAACTGATGGCTTTAAGTGCTCTGCGCTGCCCTATGATCTCATCAAGTTCTTCAAGCTCATCTGTTGTTTTAAAATCAAACAACGCTAAATCACAATGGTTATAAAGTTTTTCAGTACTAAGTGGTTTCATCATAGTGTATCTCCAAATTCTGTACAATGGTACAGGATATCTTTTAACATATGGTAGTCCATTTTGTGTGCATTAGCTACAGCCTCGTCAGTCACAAATCCACCTGCAACATTAACACCGCTGTATATGGCTTCATCTTTTAAACATGCATTCTTCCACCCCATATCTGCCATCTTCTTTATATAGGGTATCGTTGCATTTGACAATGCTTGAGTGGCAGTTAGAGGATAATCCCCAGGTATATTGGCTACACAATAGTGGAGCACACCATCAACTTCAAAAACAGGGTCATCATGGGTTGTAGGTCTGGAAGTCTCTATACATCCTCCCTGATCAATAGCAACATCAACCAACACTGCTCCTTTTTTACAGTAAGAAAGCATTTTTTTAGTAATGAGTTGCGGTGTTTTTTCACCAGTGACATAAACAGCACAAATAACAATGTCTACTAAAGGCAAGACCTTTTCCATATTATAAGCATTGGAGTAAAGGGTTGAGACATTTGCACTCATAGACTCTTCAATCGATTTCATACTATGTGGATTTCTTCCCATCACTATAACATCCGCACCCATTCCTGATGCAATTTTGGTTGCATTTTTTGCTACAGTCCCACTACCGATGACCAAAACTTTGGAAGGAAGTATACCGGTTGAACCGCCTATCAATGTACCCATTCCCTTATTATGCATTGAAAGAAAATAACTTGCAACCATGGGAGCGACTCTGCCCGCTATTTGACTCATGGGTGAAAGTAGAGGCAATCTTCCATTATCTTCAACTGTTTCATAGCCTATGGCTGTCACTTTTTTTTCAAGCAGTATCTCTGTTAACTTTTTATTGGGAGCAAGATGTAGAAAGGTAAAGAGTATTTGTCCAGATTTTAAAAGATCATACTCCTCTGGCAGGGGCTCTTTCACTTTAACGATCATTTCACAGTTCTCAAATATCTCTTTGGAATCTTCAAGGATCACAGCACCGGCTTGTTTATACTCGCTATTAGGAAATCCGCTTTTCTCTCCAGCATTCTTTTGTATATAGACATCATGTCCACTTTCTACAAGTAACCTTACACCAGAGGGGATCATCCCTACTCTATATTCCTTACTCTTCATCTCTTTTGGAATACCAATTTTCATTTGAAAATTTCCCTTCTCTCTAATGTAAATTCACTTAAATATTTTTTTCATATACACTTAACATGAGACAAAATAAAACAATCACTATTTATGATGCAATTCTTTAATTTTATACTAAACCTTGGTTCTAGCAATAGGGTTGATTCTTAAGCGCTCCTCAGGTATCGGTTTTGCACTTTCTTCACAAATTCCGAAAGTTCCATTTTTTATTTTTCCAAGTGCATGGAGCGTCTCTTTCAGCTCATTTTCCTGCTGATCTAAAAGAGTATTGTCTTTACTGCTGAGACTTTGAAGTGATGCAAGATCTTCCATATCATTAATCCCATCATCAGTTCCGACACTCTCAAGCTCTGATCGAAGCTGTTCAATATTACTTTCAATATGTGCTAATTTCTCTTTTAATATTTTCTCAAATTCATTAAAGTCCAGATCATCTCTCTTTTTCATACTCTACTCCTTAGTTTAAATATACAATTCTATCATGGTGTGGTTCTACGGTACATATATCAAGATATCTTTTGAAGTTTCTCTTAAAATATAATTTGCCACACTTCCCAATAAAGCATTCAATCCTACTGTACCGCGAGATCCGACGACTACAAGGTCATACGACCCCTCCTTGATATAATTGACCAGTGTCTCTTTCGTATAGAGTTCACCATCGATCACTTTACCCTTTTTGACAGATACATCTTCCATAAATTTTTTTAAATCACTTTTGGCACAAGATTTTGCGACTTCATTATATTGTGATAGATCACGACCTACTACAGCATAAGGTCCTTCCATATAGATGGTATCAAAAGCATTGACTACATTTATTTTTGCACTTGGAAAGATATCTTTTGCAAATAAAATACTTTGCTTTGATTGCATTCCGAAGTCTGTTGGTGCTATGATGTTATTATAGGGGGTTTTTGCACTGTTTTTAACGATCAACACAGGCAAATGACTTAGATGTGCTACTTTTTGTGCTGTCGTACCTAAGAAACCTTTTTTCCCTTTTGCCTTACTATGCGCACCTATGACGATCATATCAGTTTGATTTAATTTTGATTCATAGAGTATGATATCTTCTGCATTACCTTCTTTTACAAAGACAAAGCAGTTGACTTTAAACTCTCGGTTCAATGTCTTGATCTTTTTTTCTATATTTTGAGTGATACCCTCTTTATCTATATCAATATCTTGACCACCAAAATAACTTGGTACTCCAACCCAAGGTGTACGTACAGCATGAACAATAAACAGATCAGCTTTGTGTTCATTGGCTATACTTAAAGCTCTTTTTAAAACATTATTTGATTTCTCAGTAACATCTAACCCTACCAGTACTCTTTTTAATTCTTTCATGATATACACCTCTTTCTAAAGTTTTAAAACATACATTGTATGTAACTATTTATATTCTACTATTAAAAAACTTAATAAAGCAACTCAAACATATTAATGAAATTGTTAAAATAAAGAGTGTAAAATAGATTATATTTGAAATAAATATGTGCTAGATCTTAGTCATAAAAAGAGGTTGAACATCAATTTTCATACTAAAACGATTGAACAGACATTTTCAATTTTAGAATCCACTCATTCTGGCTTGACAGGGGATACAGTCCTTGAGCGTCAGGAAAAATATGGTCTAAATATTTTACCTTCAAAGCCTGACATGTCACTCTTAGGACATTTTCTCCAACAATTTAAGAGTCCGATCATCTATGTTTTGCTTATAGCAACATTCATGGCACTCATTATCCAAGAGTATACAGATGCAGGTTTTATACTACTTGTTTTACTTCTTAATGCAGTTATTGGAACCTATCAAGAGTATTCTGCATCGCAAAAAGCAAAACATCTGCAAAATCTTATCAAAACCAGTGTCATGGTGCTAAGAGATGGTGAGATACAGGAAGTGGATAGCCGACAAATTGTTACAGGGGATATACTGATCTTTGAACCTGGTACCAAAGTGGGTGCTGATGTCAGAATGGTTGAGACTAACAACCTCATGGTAGATGAATCATTACTTACAGGAGAATCCATTGATGTGAATAAAGATGCACTCTTTGTCAGCGCTAATGAAGATCTTCTCATTCCAGAGCGAAAAAATATGCTCTTTGCAGGTACCTATATTTCCAGTGGTAGAGGGATGGGTGTTGTGACAGCTATAGGTCAAGATACCGAAGCCGGTAAGATAGCGCAGTTGCTTAGTAAAAAAAGTAAAGCCAAAATACCTTTGGTTGAAAAAATGGAAAAGCTCTCTTTTACTATTTCTATTGCCATAGCTATTATGGTAGTAGTACTTTTTACAGTAGGTTTACTCAAAGGGATGGAGTTTTATGCACTCTTTCTTTTTTCCGTTGCCCTTGCGGTTTCTACCATACCTGAAGGTCTGCCTGTAGCCATTACTGTGGCTTTGACATCCGCTTCTTTATCCATGTCTAAAAAAAATGTCATTATACGTAAATTAGCTGCCATAGAGGGACTGGGTGCCTGTACACTGATAGCCAGTGATAAAACAGGAACACTCACACAAAACAGGCTCAGTGTGGAGTACTTCATCTCACAAAGTCAAGTCTATGACACCAATACATTACATGAAGCCCATGATAAAGTCTATCTCGCTTCTATTCTCTGTAATGAAATACGTTATGATTTTTCTCAAGAAGGCAAGGTTGATTTTTTGGGTGATCAGGTAGATATCGCCTTGGCACAGTTTGCTGCAAATGCAGATGAATCTTACATAACAAGTGCAAGATCATACAGAAAAATAGATGAGATACCTTATGAACCTATCAACCGTTTTTCTGCAGTGATGATGGAACTTGATGATACGATTTTTCAATTTAGCAAAGGTTCGCCTGAAACAGTACTTGAACACTGTAATATCACACAAGAAGAGAAAAAAGATATCTTATCAGAGGTAGATGCATGGGCCCTTAAAGGATACAGAACGATTGCACTTGCATATAAAGAGTCATCAGATGAATCTTCTATTAACCTGAAAAATTTTACCTATCTTGGCTTTGTTGCCATTATTGATCCTGTGAGAGAAGAGAGTCCCGAAGCTATTAAAAAAGCTCAAGAAGCGGGTATCAAAGTAGTCATGGTCACAGGAGATCATCCCAATACAGCACTAAGCATTGCACAAGAGCTTGGCATTGCCGCTTCTCATGAAGAAGTTATGAGCGAAAAAGAGTTACGAACATGGGAAGACAATGGCTCCAAAGCAGAAGATCTAAAAGATAAAAGCGTTTTTTCCCGTGTTACACCCGCACAAAAAATGAAGATCGTTATAGCGTATCAATCCCTTGGACACTATGTTGCAGTCACAGGAGACGGTGTCAATGATGCCCCTGCCCTTAGACATGCCAACATTGGTGTTGCAATGGGTGAAAGTGGTACAGATATTGCCAAAGCGTCCAGTGATCTTATTTTAACGGATGATAACTTTGCTTCTATCGTTAATGGAATCGAAGAAGGAAGACGAGCACATGATAACATCCGGAAAGTGATCTATCTGCTGATATCAACGGGGTTTTCAGAATTGGTCCTGGTGATGCTTTCTTTTATTACAGGAATGCCTTTACCTCTGCTTCCTGTACAACTTTTATGGCTCAATCTTGTGACCAATGGAATAGAAGATGTGATACTTGGATTGGAAAAAGCTGAACCAGGACTCTTGCAAAGAAAACCTAGGTCACCTAAAGAACCTATCTTTAACCGGCTCATGCTTAGACGTATCTTTGTTGGTGGTCTCTATATAGGTATCACCTCTTTTGTACTTTTTTATTTTTTACTACAAGGTGGAGAGAGTGTAGAGAGTGCAAGGAACATTATTTTGCTTCTTATGGTTCTATTTGAAAATGTACATGTCTTTAATGCCAGAACCGAGATTAATTTTCTACATAAAATTGGCTATAGAAGTAGTATGTTTTTGATTTTATGGGTTATCTTTACACAGCTTTTACATATAGCCTGTATGCACATACCGTTTATGCAAAACGTACTCTCTACACAACCTGTCTCGTTTGATCTATGGCTGGAACTTGCAATCATTGCTATAGGATTGGTTATTGTAATGGAAGCTGATAAGTGGTTGATGTTAAAAAAGAGATATGCATAATCTATTGATGCAATTTCTTTTTCAATTTTACCTACTTTTCCAGAAATACTCACCCCACTTACGTATTTCGATCATAGTAAATACCCATAGTGCCATTATCCCTATTATCATTAATGAATCAGAATTTAGTGGCAGTGTGTGAAATACTTCTGAAAGCAGATAAATAGCACATAGCTGTAGGATGATTCCTATACTTATACCGTAAAAAATATACGGGTTGATCTGTAGTGATTTTTTAATATTTTTCAAAAAAGGTTCATGCTCCTTGAGTGACTGCAGACCATTCATCCATGTGGCCATAATGAAAGCTGTGAAAATTGTGGAGACTGCATACTCTTTTGTGTAGTGCTCCAGCATCCAAATATATAAAAAGAGTGCACCCAGACTGATGACAAAAACAACATAAAGTACACGTAAAAGCTGTACTTTATCTAAAAATTGTTCATGTAGTTTGCTTGGGGCCCTATTCATCACATCCTCTTCATCTTTTAAAAAAGGAAATGTTTTATCCAAAGCACTATTGGCAACGAGATTGATCCATAAAATTTGTATAGGATAAAGTGGTAACGGTAACGCCATCAAAATAGCACCTGTAATGAGAATCACTTCATCCAAAGATGTAGAGAGTAGAAAATAGATCGTTTTTCGGATATTATTGGCAATAGAACGTCCCTGTTTTATCGCTTCAACAATAACAGAAAGATTATTATCTGCAAGTACCATATTTGCAGTAGATTTTGCCGCGTCTGTTCCCTCTCCCATAGCTATTCCTAAATCAGCAGCCCTGAGTGCAGGTACATCATTGACACCGTCTCCTGTGACTGCAACGATCTCTCCTTGTTTTTGAAGTGCCTTGACGATGCGGTACTTGTGCTCAGGAAGTACTCTTGCCCACACAGTGACCTTTGGCAAGATTCTTTCAAGTGTTTCATTATCCATGTCGTTGAGTTCTTTACCCGTAACAACTAAATCTCCCTCTTTGTAAATATTGACAGATTTAGCAATAGCAGCGGCAGTTAGTGCATTATCCCCTGTGATCATCATAACTTTGACTCCTGCTTTTTGTGCTATATGTACTGCCTCTAGAACACCTTCTTTAGGAGGATCTATAAACCCTACCAGTCCAACGATTTCAATTTGCCATTTTTCTATATCATCCGTCGTATGTTCTCCCATACCTAAGGCTATCACCCTTAAACCGTTCGAAGCCAGTCTATCATGCTCTTTTTCAAGTATGCTAAAATCATCCTGATTCGTAGCAAACTGCTTGAGAGATTCAAAGGCACCTTTGACAAAAACTTTATGCTCTTTCTCGATCATATTTGAACTTGCCATCAATCTATGCTTGGAATCGAAAGGATAGAGGTTGACTCGCGGGTATTTCTCACGTATATCTTCATACGCATTACCGACCCAGAGTGCAAGGGCTGTATCAACAGGATCACCCTTGCCTTCTATAGATTCATTCGCAAGTGCTGAAACGGTTTGAGAAAAAGTATCATGGAGTGAAAAGACTTCTTCTACTTTAAGATTACCCTGCGTGATGGTCCCAGTTTTATCTGAAGCGATAACTGTAGTACTGCCTAAAGTTTCAACCGAGGGTAAATGACGTATGTAGACTTTTCTCACACTCAGTGCCATAGCCCCTATAGTAAGGACCAACGTGATGACAATAGGCAAACCTTCTGGTACAGAAGCAACCAGCAAAGCGATGACCAGATAAGTGACTTCAACGATCTCTCTACCTTCAAAAAAGGAGAGCATAGCAATGATAAAGATCATGATAAATACAACAACCATATGTTTTTTAATAAAAACTTCCAATGCTTTGCTCAATGGTGTCTCACGGGACTCCTCTTCAGCTTTAGTAGAAATAGATGCCAAGTACGTTTTTTGTCCGGTAAATACGACAAAACCTTCTGCATTTCCTTTGGTTACTGTAGTGCCTGAGAGTGCCATATTATCCATTTCATAGGGAAGCGTCTCTTTGGGCAAAGTGAGTTTTGCATCTTTTTCCACAGGTATAGACTCTCCTGTAAGGATCGATTCATCGATGACACATCCATTGGTATCAAACAGACGTATATCCGCAGGTACTATATCTCCTTCTGACAGGATAATCACATCTCCGGGAACAAGTTCAGAGGAAGAGATCTCAACTACCTTATTATCACGTTTGACCTTTGTTTTGCTTTCTGTAAGTTTTTTTAGTGCTTTAATGGAACTAAGCGCTTTAAGCTCCTGCCAAAACCCTATAAGTGCATTAAGCAAAAGTATAATCAGTATCAGCACACCTTCATGTATATTTCCTAAAAAAAGAGAAAGCATTACTGCTATTACCAGTACATAGACCAAAGGACTTTTGAACTGTAAAAGAAAGAGTATAAAAAGATTATGTTTTTTTTCTTTTATCTCATTCAAACCATAAATGGAAAGATTTTTTTTTGCGTCATCTGTGCTTAAACCTTCTTTGGAAATTTCCATTTTTTGGGCTAAGGACTCAATCGTTTCAAAATGGGGATACTCTGGAATAGTCATTGGTTCTTCCTGTATTTCATCTACATTAGTGTAACATATTTTATTTGTAATAATTATCTAAGAAAGTTACTGTAAACTATTACATATGCTGAACGGAGAGATACTATGCGAATTGTAATCATAGGCGGTGGAATCGCTGCAGCTTACATGGCCAACTCGATTTTAGAGCAGGCTTCTGAGCATGAGGTGTTGATCGTATCAAAAGAATCAAACCCTCCCTATGATCGTATCCATCTGTGCTCTCTGATCAAAGGTACATCGCATATTAATGATATTGCCTTGCCTCTTCCTCCCGGTGTCAAACTTGAACTTGATTCTGAAGTGATCAAAATAGACAAGGATGCCAAACGGATCTACACAAAGAATTCGAGTTTCCGCTATGATATCCTCATCATCGCAACCGGTTCTGATCCTAAAACACTCTTTGATATAAAGGGTATAAAAAATGCAAGGACCTTTAGAAGTGCTGCTGACAGTGAATGTATAGCTGAATGCAGCAAGGGCAAAAATGTTGTCATGATGGGAGTTGGTCCTATTGGGCTGGAACTTCTAGACACGCTTTGCGGATTGGATGGGCCTGAGAAGATCTATCTTGTCTCACGAGGTATGCATCTTTATGATAAAGCACTCAGCCCTGTTGCCGTAGAGATGATGAAGAGTATTTATGAAGAGAGTGACTCCCGTGTTCAGATATTGCTGGAAGAGGAGATCCTCGATAAGAAGATCGAAGGTGATGAGATCACACAGATCATCATGAAGTCACACACTATAAATAATCCTTTTGTTATTTTTGGAGTGGGGATCTCGCCGAGTACTGAGTGTGCTAAGGGGACCCTTGATATAGACAAAGGCATCCTTGTGGATGAACATATGCGTACCTCAGATCCGTATATATATGCCGTTGGTGAAGTCGCACAGATGCCGGATGGTTTTATTGCCGGAAGGGTCAGAGAATGTACCCTTCAGGCAGATGCCGCTATATCTTCGATTTTAGGGATAGAAGGTGAGGGTTTTAAAGAGTTTGTTACGGTTGACGGACTCAAAGTCGGTTCTTTTTTGCTTGCAGACGTCACCTCGACACTTTATGATCCTAAAGATAAAGCGAATGAAGATATTGTTCTTTCATCAAAGCAAGAAAAACGTATTGATCAATATATTATTAATAAAGATAGGCTGGTCCGTTTTATTGGCATAAATACAAACGTTGATGTAATAGAGTTAAAAAAAATGATGGAAGAGGACAAAAAGATTGATACCTCTTCTTTTTACTCCAATCGTCTTGTCAGTGAGCGCGGTAGACTTATCTGCAGCTGTGCAAGCGGCTATAAGAACGACCTTGTTGATATTATCAAGACCAACTGTGTTGAGAGTTTTGCAGAACTTAAGCCCTTTAGTGAGGCCGGCCGGATCTGCGGACGTTGTAAAAAAGACGTGGAGCAGTTGATCATAGATACTCCGGTCGATCCCGAAGAGGCACGACGTATCAAGGCAGAACGAGAAGAGCAGGAAAAGGCAAAAGAATTAGAAAAAGTCCAGCGGCGCATTGACAAATATAATGCCTTGCATCCAAAGAACCAGATAGAGGGGGAGAATCTTGAAGAAGCAATAAAAGCCTTTGATTTGAAAAAGGAATACAATAG contains:
- a CDS encoding HAD-IC family P-type ATPase, translated to MNINFHTKTIEQTFSILESTHSGLTGDTVLERQEKYGLNILPSKPDMSLLGHFLQQFKSPIIYVLLIATFMALIIQEYTDAGFILLVLLLNAVIGTYQEYSASQKAKHLQNLIKTSVMVLRDGEIQEVDSRQIVTGDILIFEPGTKVGADVRMVETNNLMVDESLLTGESIDVNKDALFVSANEDLLIPERKNMLFAGTYISSGRGMGVVTAIGQDTEAGKIAQLLSKKSKAKIPLVEKMEKLSFTISIAIAIMVVVLFTVGLLKGMEFYALFLFSVALAVSTIPEGLPVAITVALTSASLSMSKKNVIIRKLAAIEGLGACTLIASDKTGTLTQNRLSVEYFISQSQVYDTNTLHEAHDKVYLASILCNEIRYDFSQEGKVDFLGDQVDIALAQFAANADESYITSARSYRKIDEIPYEPINRFSAVMMELDDTIFQFSKGSPETVLEHCNITQEEKKDILSEVDAWALKGYRTIALAYKESSDESSINLKNFTYLGFVAIIDPVREESPEAIKKAQEAGIKVVMVTGDHPNTALSIAQELGIAASHEEVMSEKELRTWEDNGSKAEDLKDKSVFSRVTPAQKMKIVIAYQSLGHYVAVTGDGVNDAPALRHANIGVAMGESGTDIAKASSDLILTDDNFASIVNGIEEGRRAHDNIRKVIYLLISTGFSELVLVMLSFITGMPLPLLPVQLLWLNLVTNGIEDVILGLEKAEPGLLQRKPRSPKEPIFNRLMLRRIFVGGLYIGITSFVLFYFLLQGGESVESARNIILLLMVLFENVHVFNARTEINFLHKIGYRSSMFLILWVIFTQLLHIACMHIPFMQNVLSTQPVSFDLWLELAIIAIGLVIVMEADKWLMLKKRYA
- a CDS encoding cation-transporting P-type ATPase produces the protein MTIPEYPHFETIESLAQKMEISKEGLSTDDAKKNLSIYGLNEIKEKKHNLFILFLLQFKSPLVYVLVIAVMLSLFLGNIHEGVLILIILLLNALIGFWQELKALSSIKALKKLTESKTKVKRDNKVVEISSSELVPGDVIILSEGDIVPADIRLFDTNGCVIDESILTGESIPVEKDAKLTLPKETLPYEMDNMALSGTTVTKGNAEGFVVFTGQKTYLASISTKAEEESRETPLSKALEVFIKKHMVVVFIMIFIIAMLSFFEGREIVEVTYLVIALLVASVPEGLPIVITLVLTIGAMALSVRKVYIRHLPSVETLGSTTVIASDKTGTITQGNLKVEEVFSLHDTFSQTVSALANESIEGKGDPVDTALALWVGNAYEDIREKYPRVNLYPFDSKHRLMASSNMIEKEHKVFVKGAFESLKQFATNQDDFSILEKEHDRLASNGLRVIALGMGEHTTDDIEKWQIEIVGLVGFIDPPKEGVLEAVHIAQKAGVKVMMITGDNALTAAAIAKSVNIYKEGDLVVTGKELNDMDNETLERILPKVTVWARVLPEHKYRIVKALQKQGEIVAVTGDGVNDVPALRAADLGIAMGEGTDAAKSTANMVLADNNLSVIVEAIKQGRSIANNIRKTIYFLLSTSLDEVILITGAILMALPLPLYPIQILWINLVANSALDKTFPFLKDEEDVMNRAPSKLHEQFLDKVQLLRVLYVVFVISLGALFLYIWMLEHYTKEYAVSTIFTAFIMATWMNGLQSLKEHEPFLKNIKKSLQINPYIFYGISIGIILQLCAIYLLSEVFHTLPLNSDSLMIIGIMALWVFTMIEIRKWGEYFWKSR
- a CDS encoding hydrogenase small subunit; its protein translation is MRIVIIGGGIAAAYMANSILEQASEHEVLIVSKESNPPYDRIHLCSLIKGTSHINDIALPLPPGVKLELDSEVIKIDKDAKRIYTKNSSFRYDILIIATGSDPKTLFDIKGIKNARTFRSAADSECIAECSKGKNVVMMGVGPIGLELLDTLCGLDGPEKIYLVSRGMHLYDKALSPVAVEMMKSIYEESDSRVQILLEEEILDKKIEGDEITQIIMKSHTINNPFVIFGVGISPSTECAKGTLDIDKGILVDEHMRTSDPYIYAVGEVAQMPDGFIAGRVRECTLQADAAISSILGIEGEGFKEFVTVDGLKVGSFLLADVTSTLYDPKDKANEDIVLSSKQEKRIDQYIINKDRLVRFIGINTNVDVIELKKMMEEDKKIDTSSFYSNRLVSERGRLICSCASGYKNDLVDIIKTNCVESFAELKPFSEAGRICGRCKKDVEQLIIDTPVDPEEARRIKAEREEQEKAKELEKVQRRIDKYNALHPKNQIEGENLEEAIKAFDLKKEYNSWVSMITANMRLRPEYEDLVSQGLEHLNKIPIIWLELADCSGNSEGFIKSAHPKVDDLILKYISLDYHELLMTASGDQSESVLESIIENDAGRYILMVEGAVPLGMDGKFLRIGPKGETGHTLLKRVAKNAAAVLAVGSCAFDGGVVAAKPNPTGAVGVAEALGRNDIINLPGCPVNPINIVGTLLHYIMFGEFPKLDEKNRPEWAYGFRIHDNCERRGHYELGEFVEEWGDEGAKKGWCLFKMGCKGPYANLNCSLVKFNEGTSWPVQAGHGCFGCALGKIAFDHLANHREVDDETKKLLEEAGKNNGKS